The following coding sequences lie in one Thermodesulfobacteriota bacterium genomic window:
- a CDS encoding ABC transporter substrate-binding protein gives MSGPPTVQRTGGAGWAAWLMLWLLVTPASLLAAAAEGQPAASGDTALHEKGGEIAIATQPLATPVGLLAEVMRRDCILARDLAELHLRVSFHPFANGPEISALVRQGTIDVSMAGDTPVLVLATQADIRVVALAKLGGASVVTWARHDRIQDLAGQRVGVPLGTTAHFGLLLGLAAAGMQADDITIVPMPVADLPRAMTQGQIEAFSAWEPTPTAFLAAHPDAAAIHRFLNASYLFFRRSLLQDRPEAATRIMASYLRALRWLGGQDRHLSQAAQWTQAAADAFSGRAGASVDQIAAVTRSDLLRFGSRPLIPQGDREPGGRLAKAFAFLRGQGLIAAGASWDRVAASLDTELATAVLADPDRYRLEAFDYTDGAELP, from the coding sequence ATGTCCGGACCCCCCACTGTTCAACGAACTGGCGGCGCCGGTTGGGCCGCCTGGCTGATGCTGTGGCTGCTGGTCACCCCGGCATCCCTCCTCGCTGCCGCGGCGGAGGGACAGCCTGCCGCCTCCGGGGACACGGCCTTGCACGAGAAGGGCGGCGAGATCGCCATCGCCACCCAACCGCTGGCCACCCCGGTGGGGCTGCTCGCCGAGGTCATGCGGCGGGACTGCATTCTGGCCCGGGATCTGGCCGAGCTGCATCTGCGGGTCTCATTCCATCCCTTCGCCAACGGACCGGAGATCAGCGCCCTCGTTCGGCAAGGCACGATCGACGTCAGCATGGCCGGCGACACGCCAGTGCTCGTCCTGGCCACCCAGGCTGACATCCGTGTGGTGGCCCTGGCCAAGCTGGGCGGGGCCTCGGTGGTGACCTGGGCCCGGCATGACCGGATCCAGGACCTGGCTGGCCAGCGCGTCGGGGTACCCCTGGGCACCACCGCCCACTTCGGCCTCCTTCTGGGCCTCGCGGCCGCGGGCATGCAGGCCGATGACATCACCATCGTGCCCATGCCGGTGGCCGATCTGCCCCGAGCCATGACCCAGGGGCAAATCGAGGCCTTTTCCGCCTGGGAGCCCACTCCCACGGCGTTTCTGGCCGCCCACCCGGACGCCGCGGCCATCCACCGCTTCCTGAACGCGAGCTACCTCTTCTTCCGGCGCTCCCTCCTCCAGGACCGGCCTGAGGCCGCCACCCGCATCATGGCCTCGTACCTGCGGGCACTGCGCTGGCTGGGCGGCCAGGACCGGCACCTGTCCCAGGCCGCCCAGTGGACGCAGGCAGCCGCCGATGCCTTCAGCGGTCGGGCCGGGGCGTCGGTGGACCAGATCGCTGCCGTCACCCGGAGCGACCTCCTCCGCTTCGGCAGCCGGCCCCTCATCCCCCAGGGCGACCGGGAGCCCGGTGGCCGCCTGGCCAAGGCCTTCGCCTTTCTCCGGGGTCAGGGCCTGATCGCAGCCGGCGCCTCCTGGGACCGGGTGGCGGCCAGTCTGGACACCGAGCTGGCCACCGCGGTCCTGGCCGATCCCGACAGGTACCGCCTGGAAGCCTTCGACTACACGGATGGGGCCGAGCTGCCATGA
- a CDS encoding SDR family oxidoreductase: MSAQRTALVTGANKGLGLETSRQLAALGIRVLMGARQAERGAAAAAALRREGLPVEAVPLDVTQPEQIRSLADRLAGTLACLDILVNNAGMISPEEPFFSNSAETVSPAALRATFDVNFFGLVEVTQALLPLIKKSPAGRIVNVSSMLGSLTLHSQPGPAAGVKPLAYDASKAAVNAFTVHLAAALADTPVKVNSAHPGWVRTDLGGPEAPLDVVQGAKTMVRLATLGPDGPSGRFFHLDDELPW, translated from the coding sequence ATGTCTGCGCAGCGCACTGCACTGGTGACCGGTGCCAACAAGGGGCTGGGCCTGGAGACCAGCCGCCAACTGGCGGCCCTGGGCATCCGGGTCCTGATGGGGGCTCGTCAGGCGGAGCGGGGCGCAGCCGCGGCCGCGGCCCTGCGGCGGGAAGGCCTGCCGGTGGAGGCGGTGCCCCTGGACGTCACCCAGCCCGAGCAGATCCGCTCTCTGGCCGATCGTCTGGCCGGCACCCTGGCCTGCCTGGACATCCTGGTCAACAACGCCGGCATGATCAGCCCAGAGGAGCCCTTCTTCAGCAACTCGGCGGAAACGGTCTCGCCGGCAGCGCTGCGGGCCACCTTTGACGTCAACTTCTTCGGCCTGGTGGAAGTGACCCAGGCCCTGTTGCCCCTCATCAAGAAGTCGCCGGCGGGCCGTATCGTCAACGTCTCATCCATGCTGGGCTCGCTGACCCTCCACAGTCAGCCGGGGCCGGCAGCCGGGGTCAAGCCCCTGGCCTACGATGCCTCCAAGGCAGCGGTGAACGCCTTCACGGTGCACCTGGCCGCGGCCCTGGCGGACACCCCCGTCAAGGTCAACTCCGCTCATCCCGGTTGGGTACGCACCGATCTCGGTGGTCCGGAGGCGCCCCTGGATGTGGTCCAGGGTGCCAAGACCATGGTCCGCCTGGCCACCCTGGGGCCGGACGGCCCCAGCGGCCGCTTCTTCCATCTCGACGACGAACTGCCCTGGTAG
- a CDS encoding DUF1566 domain-containing protein: MELFRQLGLDPAQVELDWEMTPAATYGLFECRGDITGRVHSSRERYLYFYIDSWGPEPVLCLMERGIRHARVLARIKAPAALLAAAVEAQGRSWKHKSYAIDGGIRAWLEAEVLEDATGRYLAPVAACGGTSPETGLPGPADVLPAVAPVLLRAQPRVLAEADLPALIAARNFFEASHNPCGCFPLQLVDNQDGLTLTERVTGLVWQRDGHDETVSFLRLGRWRGEVNRAGLAGHHDWRLPTLDEALSLLTPEKNACGLHLPPGFSPRQAFIYTSDTHKPGGYWYVDFRQAKAFWAGGTLAGGFGRLCRSVGPEPSCQCRPVSS, translated from the coding sequence ATGGAGCTGTTCCGGCAGCTGGGCCTGGACCCCGCGCAGGTGGAGCTGGACTGGGAGATGACCCCGGCCGCCACCTACGGGCTCTTCGAATGCCGCGGCGACATCACCGGCCGGGTGCACAGCAGCCGGGAGCGCTATCTCTACTTTTACATCGACAGCTGGGGGCCGGAGCCGGTCCTCTGCCTTATGGAGCGGGGCATCCGCCACGCGCGGGTGCTGGCCCGGATCAAGGCGCCGGCCGCGCTGTTGGCCGCCGCCGTCGAGGCCCAGGGCCGGAGCTGGAAGCACAAGAGCTACGCCATCGATGGCGGCATCCGCGCCTGGCTGGAGGCCGAGGTGCTGGAGGATGCCACCGGCCGCTATCTGGCACCGGTGGCCGCCTGCGGCGGCACCAGCCCGGAGACCGGCCTGCCCGGGCCGGCGGACGTGCTGCCTGCGGTGGCGCCGGTCTTGCTCCGGGCCCAGCCCCGGGTGCTGGCCGAAGCCGATCTGCCGGCCCTCATTGCGGCCCGCAACTTCTTCGAGGCGAGCCACAACCCGTGCGGCTGCTTCCCGCTCCAGCTGGTGGACAACCAGGACGGCCTCACCCTCACGGAGCGGGTCACCGGCCTTGTCTGGCAGCGGGATGGCCATGACGAGACCGTATCCTTCCTCCGCCTTGGCCGGTGGCGGGGGGAGGTCAACCGGGCCGGCCTGGCCGGCCACCACGACTGGCGCCTGCCCACCCTGGACGAGGCTCTCTCCCTCCTGACGCCGGAGAAGAACGCCTGCGGCCTGCACCTGCCCCCCGGCTTCTCCCCCCGCCAGGCCTTCATCTACACCAGCGACACCCACAAGCCCGGCGGCTACTGGTACGTGGACTTCCGGCAGGCCAAGGCCTTCTGGGCCGGCGGCACCCTGGCCGGCGGCTTTGGCCGCCTGTGCCGCAGTGTGGGCCCCGAGCCGAGCTGCCAGTGCCGGCCGGTGTCCTCCTGA